One window of Saimiri boliviensis isolate mSaiBol1 chromosome 4, mSaiBol1.pri, whole genome shotgun sequence genomic DNA carries:
- the BAG6 gene encoding large proline-rich protein BAG6 isoform X14, with the protein MEPNDSTSTAVEEPDSLEVLVKTLDSQTRTFIVGAQMNVKEFKEHIAASVSIPSEKQRLIYQGRVLQDDKKLQEYNVGGKVIHLVERAPPQTQLPSGASSGTGSASATHGGGPPPGTRGPGASVHDRNANSYVMVGTFNLPSEPRVRLVMAQHMIRDIQTLLSRMECRGGSQPQHSQPAPQPPTVTPEPVALSSQTSEPAESEASPREPMEAEEVEERAPAQNPELTPSGPAPAGPTPAPETNAPNHPSPAEYVEVLQELQRLESRLQPFLQRYYEVLGAAATTDYNNNHEGREEDQRLINLVGESLRLLGNTFVALSDLRCNLACAPPRHLHVVRPMSHYTTPMVLQQAAIPIQINVGTTVTMTGNGTRPPPTPNAEAPPPGPGQASSVAPSSTNVESSTEGAPPPGPAPPPAASHPRVIRISHQSVEPVVMMHMNIQDSGTQPGGVPSAPTGPLGPPGHGQTLGQQVPGFPTAPTRVVIARPTPPQARPSHPGGPPVSGTLGAGLGTNASLAQMVSGLVGQLLMQPVLVAQGTSGMAPPPAPATASASAGTTNTATTAGPAPGGPAQPPPTQPSTADLQFSQLLGNLLGPAGPGAGGPGVASPTITVAMPGVPAFLQGMTDFLQATQTAPPPPPPPPPPPPAPEQQTMPPPGSPSGGAGSPGGLGLESLSPEFFTSVVQGVLSSLLGSLGARAGSSESIAAFIQRLSGSSNIFEPGADGALGFFGALLSLLCQNFSMVDVVMLLHGHFQPLQRLQPQLRSFFHQHYLGGQEPTPSNIRMATHTLITGLEEYVRESFSLVQVQPGVDIIRTNLEFLQEQFNSIAAHVLHCTDSGFGARLLELCNQGLFECLALNLHCLGGQQMELAAVINGRIRRMSRGVNPSLVSWLTTMMGLRLQVVLEHMPVGPDAILRYVRRVGDPPQPLPEEPMEVQGAERASPEPQRENASPAPGTTAEEAMSRGPPPAPEGGSRDEQDGASAETEPWAAAVPPEWVPIIQQDIQSQRKVKPQPPLSDAYLSGMPAKRRKTMQGEGPQLLLSEAVSRAAKAAGARPLTSPESLSRDLEAPEVQESYRQQLRSDIQKRLQEDPNYSPQRFPNAHRAFADDP; encoded by the exons ATGGAGCCTAATGATAGTACCAGTACGGCTGTGGAGGAGCCTGACAGCTTGGAGGTGCTGGTGAAGACCCTGGACTCTCAAACTCGGACCTTTATTGTGGGGGCCCAG ATGAATGTGAAAGAATTTAAGGAGCACATTGCTGCCTCTGTTAGCATCCCATCTGAAAAACAACGGCTCATTTACCAGGGACGAGTTCTGCAAGATGATAAGAAGCTCCAGGAATATA ATGTTGGGGGAAAGGTTATCCACCTGGTGGAACGGGCTCCTCCTCAGACTCAGCTCCCTTCTGGGGCATCTTCTGGGACGGggtctgcctcagccactcatGGTGGGGGACCCCCGCCTGGTACTCGGGGGCCTGGGGCCTCTGTTCATGACCGGAATGCCAACAGCTATGTCATGGTTGGAACCTTCAATCTTCCT AGTGAGCCCCGGGTACGGCTGGTGATGGCTCAGCACATGATCAGGGATATACAGACCTTACTATCCCGGATGGAG TGTCGAGGGGGGTCCCAACCGCAGCACAGTCAGCCAGCCCCGCAGCCACCAACTGTGACCCCGGAGCCAGTAGCCTTGAGCTCTCAAACATCAGAACCGGCTGAAAGTGAAGCATCTCCTCGGGAGCCCATGGAGGCAGAAGAAGTGGAGGAGCGTGCCCCAGCCCAAAACCCGGAGCTCACCCCTTCTGGCCCAGCCCCAGCGGGCCCAACACCTGCCCCAGAGACAAATGCACCCAA CCATCCTTCCCCTGCGGAGTATGTCGAGGTGCTCCAGGAGCTGCAGCGGCTGGAGAGCCGCCTCCAGCCCTTCTTGCAGCGCTACTACGAGGTTCTAGGTGCTGCCGCCACCACAGACTACAATAACAAT CACGAGGGCCGGGAGGAGGATCAGCGATTGATCAACTTGGTTGGGGAGAGCCTGCGATTGCTGGGCAACACCTTTGTGGCACTGTCTGACCTGCGCTGCAATCTGGCCTGTGCGCCCCCACGACACCTGCATGTGGTCCGCCCTATGTCTCACTATACCACCCCCATGGTGCTCCAGCAGGCAGCCATTCCCATACAG ATCAACGTGGGAACCACTGTGACCATGACAGGAAATGGGACTCGGCCCCCACCAACTCCCAATGCAGAGGCACCTCCCCCTGGTCCTGGGCAGGCCTCGTCTGTGGCTCCGTCTTCTACCAATGTTGAATCCTCAACTGAGGGGGCTCCCCCGCCAGGGCCGGCTCCCCCGCCAGCCGCCAGCCACCCAAGGGTCATCCGGATTTCCCACCAGAGTGTGGAACCCGTGGTCATGATGCACATGAACATTCAAG ATTCTGGCACGCAGCCTGGTGGTGTTCCGAGTGCTCCCACTGGCCCCCTGGGACCCCCTGGTCATGGCCAAACCCTGG GACAGCAGGTGCCAGGCTTTCCAACAGCTCCAACCCGGGTAGTGATTGCCCGGCCCACCCCTCCACAGGCTCGGCCTTCCCATCCTGGAGGGCCTCCAGTCTCTGGGACTCTG GGCGCTGGGCTGGGTACCAATGCCTCATTGGCCCAGATGGTGAGCGGCCTTGTGGGGCAGCTTCTTATGCAGCCTGTCCTTGTGG CTCAGGGGACCTCAGGAATGGCTCCACCGCCAGCCCCTGCCACTGCTTCTGCCAGTGCTGGTACCACCAACACAGCTACCACAGCTGGCCCTGCCCCTGGGGGGCCTGCCCAGCCTCCACCCACTCAACCCTCCACGGCTGATCTTCAGTTCTCTCAGCTTCTGGGGAATCTGCTAGGGCCCGCagggccaggggctggagggccTGGTGTGGCTTCTCCCACCATCACTGTGGCGATGCCTGGTGTCCCTGCCTTTCTCCAGGGCATGACTGACTTCTTGCAG GCAACACAGACAGCCCCTCCGCCCCCGccacctcctccacccccaccacctgCCCCAGAGCAGCAGACCATGCCCCCACCAGGCTCCCCTTCTGGTGGCGCAGGGAGTCCTGGAGGCCTGGGTCTCGAGAGCCTGTCACCAGAGTTTTTTACCTCAGTGGTGCAGGGTGTGCTGAGCTCCCTATTGGGCTCCTTGGGGGCTCGGGCTGGCAGCAGTGAAAGTATTGCTGCCTTCATACAACGCCTCAGTGGATCCAGCAACATCTTTGAGCCTGGAGCTGATGGGGCCCTTG GATTCTTTGGGGCCCTGCTGTCTCTTCTGTGTCAGAACTTCTCTATGGTGGACGTAGTGATGCTCCTCCATGGGCATTTCCAGCCACTACAACGGCTCCAGCCCCAGCTGCGATCCTTCTTCCACCAGCACTACCTGGGTGGTCAGGAGCCCACACCCAGTAACATCCGG ATGGCAACCCACACATTGATCACGGGGCTAGAAGAATATGTGCGGGAGAGTTTT TCTTTGGTGCAGGTGCAGCCAGGTGTGGACATCATCCGGACAAACTTGGAATTTCTCCAAGAGCAGTTTAATAGCATTGCTGCTCATGTGCTGCACTGCACAG ATAGTGGATTTGGGGCCCGGTTGCTGGAGTTATGTAACCAAGGCCTGTTTGAATGCCTGGCCCTGAACCTGCACTGCTTGGGGGGCCAGCAGATGGAGCTTGCTGCTGTTATCAATGGCCGAATT CGTCGTATGTCTCGTGGGGTGAATCCCTCCTTGGTGAGCTGGCTGACCACTATGATGGGACTGAGGCTTCAGGTGGTACTGGAGCACATGCCTGTAGGTCCTGATGCCATTCTCAGATACGTTCGCAGAGTTGGTGATCCCCCCCAG CCACTTCCTGAGGAGCCAATGGAAGTTCAGGGAGCAGAAAGAGCTTCCCCTGAGCCTCAG CGGGAGAAtgcttccccagcccctggaacAACAGCAGAAGAGGCCATGTCCCGAGGTCCACCTCCTGCTCCTGAGGGGGGCTCCCGAGATGAACAGGATGGAGCTTCAGCTGAGACAGAACCTTGGGCAGCTGCAGTCCCCCCA GAATGGGTCCCTATCATCCAGCAGGATATTCAGAGCCAGCGGAAGGTGAAACCGCAGCCCCCTCTGAGTGATGCCTACCTCAGTGGTATGCCTGCCAAGAGACGCAAG ACGATGCAGGGTGAGGGCCCCCAGCTGCTTCTCTCAGAGGCTGTGAGCCGGGCAGCTAAGGCAGCCGGAGCTCGGCCCCTGACGAGCCCCGAGAGCCTGAGCCGGGACCTGGAGGCACCAGAGGTTCAGGAGAGCTACAGGCAGCAG CTCCGGTCTGATATACAAAAACGACTGCAGGAAGACCCCAACTACAGTCCCCAGCGCTTCCCCAATGCCCACCGGGCCTTTGCTGATGATCCTTAG
- the BAG6 gene encoding large proline-rich protein BAG6 isoform X19 produces the protein MEPNDSTSTAVEEPDSLEVLVKTLDSQTRTFIVGAQMNVKEFKEHIAASVSIPSEKQRLIYQGRVLQDDKKLQEYNVGGKVIHLVERAPPQTQLPSGASSGTGSASATHGGGPPPGTRGPGASVHDRNANSYVMVGTFNLPSEPRVRLVMAQHMIRDIQTLLSRMECRGGSQPQHSQPAPQPPTVTPEPVALSSQTSEPAESEASPREPMEAEEVEERAPAQNPELTPSGPAPAGPTPAPETNAPNHPSPAEYVEVLQELQRLESRLQPFLQRYYEVLGAAATTDYNNNHEGREEDQRLINLVGESLRLLGNTFVALSDLRCNLACAPPRHLHVVRPMSHYTTPMVLQQAAIPIQINVGTTVTMTGNGTRPPPTPNAEAPPPGPGQASSVAPSSTNVESSTEGAPPPGPAPPPAASHPRVIRISHQSVEPVVMMHMNIQDSGTQPGGVPSAPTGPLGPPGHGQTLGQQVPGFPTAPTRVVIARPTPPQARPSHPGGPPVSGTLGAGLGTNASLAQMVSGLVGQLLMQPVLVAQGTSGMAPPPAPATASASAGTTNTATTAGPAPGGPAQPPPTQPSTADLQFSQLLGNLLGPAGPGAGGPGVASPTITVAMPGVPAFLQGMTDFLQATQTAPPPPPPPPPPPPAPEQQTMPPPGSPSGGAGSPGGLGLESLSPEFFTSVVQGVLSSLLGSLGARAGSSESIAAFIQRLSGSSNIFEPGADGALGFFGALLSLLCQNFSMVDVVMLLHGHFQPLQRLQPQLRSFFHQHYLGGQEPTPSNIRMATHTLITGLEEYVRESFSLVQVQPGVDIIRTNLEFLQEQFNSIAAHVLHCTDSGFGARLLELCNQGLFECLALNLHCLGGQQMELAAVINGRIRRMSRGVNPSLVSWLTTMMGLRLQVVLEHMPVGPDAILRYVRRVGDPPQPLPEEPMEVQGAERASPEPQRENASPAPGTTAEEAMSRGPPPAPEGGSRDEQDGASAETEPWAAAVPPEWVPIIQQDIQSQRKVKPQPPLSDAYLSGMPAKRRKLRSDIQKRLQEDPNYSPQRFPNAHRAFADDP, from the exons ATGGAGCCTAATGATAGTACCAGTACGGCTGTGGAGGAGCCTGACAGCTTGGAGGTGCTGGTGAAGACCCTGGACTCTCAAACTCGGACCTTTATTGTGGGGGCCCAG ATGAATGTGAAAGAATTTAAGGAGCACATTGCTGCCTCTGTTAGCATCCCATCTGAAAAACAACGGCTCATTTACCAGGGACGAGTTCTGCAAGATGATAAGAAGCTCCAGGAATATA ATGTTGGGGGAAAGGTTATCCACCTGGTGGAACGGGCTCCTCCTCAGACTCAGCTCCCTTCTGGGGCATCTTCTGGGACGGggtctgcctcagccactcatGGTGGGGGACCCCCGCCTGGTACTCGGGGGCCTGGGGCCTCTGTTCATGACCGGAATGCCAACAGCTATGTCATGGTTGGAACCTTCAATCTTCCT AGTGAGCCCCGGGTACGGCTGGTGATGGCTCAGCACATGATCAGGGATATACAGACCTTACTATCCCGGATGGAG TGTCGAGGGGGGTCCCAACCGCAGCACAGTCAGCCAGCCCCGCAGCCACCAACTGTGACCCCGGAGCCAGTAGCCTTGAGCTCTCAAACATCAGAACCGGCTGAAAGTGAAGCATCTCCTCGGGAGCCCATGGAGGCAGAAGAAGTGGAGGAGCGTGCCCCAGCCCAAAACCCGGAGCTCACCCCTTCTGGCCCAGCCCCAGCGGGCCCAACACCTGCCCCAGAGACAAATGCACCCAA CCATCCTTCCCCTGCGGAGTATGTCGAGGTGCTCCAGGAGCTGCAGCGGCTGGAGAGCCGCCTCCAGCCCTTCTTGCAGCGCTACTACGAGGTTCTAGGTGCTGCCGCCACCACAGACTACAATAACAAT CACGAGGGCCGGGAGGAGGATCAGCGATTGATCAACTTGGTTGGGGAGAGCCTGCGATTGCTGGGCAACACCTTTGTGGCACTGTCTGACCTGCGCTGCAATCTGGCCTGTGCGCCCCCACGACACCTGCATGTGGTCCGCCCTATGTCTCACTATACCACCCCCATGGTGCTCCAGCAGGCAGCCATTCCCATACAG ATCAACGTGGGAACCACTGTGACCATGACAGGAAATGGGACTCGGCCCCCACCAACTCCCAATGCAGAGGCACCTCCCCCTGGTCCTGGGCAGGCCTCGTCTGTGGCTCCGTCTTCTACCAATGTTGAATCCTCAACTGAGGGGGCTCCCCCGCCAGGGCCGGCTCCCCCGCCAGCCGCCAGCCACCCAAGGGTCATCCGGATTTCCCACCAGAGTGTGGAACCCGTGGTCATGATGCACATGAACATTCAAG ATTCTGGCACGCAGCCTGGTGGTGTTCCGAGTGCTCCCACTGGCCCCCTGGGACCCCCTGGTCATGGCCAAACCCTGG GACAGCAGGTGCCAGGCTTTCCAACAGCTCCAACCCGGGTAGTGATTGCCCGGCCCACCCCTCCACAGGCTCGGCCTTCCCATCCTGGAGGGCCTCCAGTCTCTGGGACTCTG GGCGCTGGGCTGGGTACCAATGCCTCATTGGCCCAGATGGTGAGCGGCCTTGTGGGGCAGCTTCTTATGCAGCCTGTCCTTGTGG CTCAGGGGACCTCAGGAATGGCTCCACCGCCAGCCCCTGCCACTGCTTCTGCCAGTGCTGGTACCACCAACACAGCTACCACAGCTGGCCCTGCCCCTGGGGGGCCTGCCCAGCCTCCACCCACTCAACCCTCCACGGCTGATCTTCAGTTCTCTCAGCTTCTGGGGAATCTGCTAGGGCCCGCagggccaggggctggagggccTGGTGTGGCTTCTCCCACCATCACTGTGGCGATGCCTGGTGTCCCTGCCTTTCTCCAGGGCATGACTGACTTCTTGCAG GCAACACAGACAGCCCCTCCGCCCCCGccacctcctccacccccaccacctgCCCCAGAGCAGCAGACCATGCCCCCACCAGGCTCCCCTTCTGGTGGCGCAGGGAGTCCTGGAGGCCTGGGTCTCGAGAGCCTGTCACCAGAGTTTTTTACCTCAGTGGTGCAGGGTGTGCTGAGCTCCCTATTGGGCTCCTTGGGGGCTCGGGCTGGCAGCAGTGAAAGTATTGCTGCCTTCATACAACGCCTCAGTGGATCCAGCAACATCTTTGAGCCTGGAGCTGATGGGGCCCTTG GATTCTTTGGGGCCCTGCTGTCTCTTCTGTGTCAGAACTTCTCTATGGTGGACGTAGTGATGCTCCTCCATGGGCATTTCCAGCCACTACAACGGCTCCAGCCCCAGCTGCGATCCTTCTTCCACCAGCACTACCTGGGTGGTCAGGAGCCCACACCCAGTAACATCCGG ATGGCAACCCACACATTGATCACGGGGCTAGAAGAATATGTGCGGGAGAGTTTT TCTTTGGTGCAGGTGCAGCCAGGTGTGGACATCATCCGGACAAACTTGGAATTTCTCCAAGAGCAGTTTAATAGCATTGCTGCTCATGTGCTGCACTGCACAG ATAGTGGATTTGGGGCCCGGTTGCTGGAGTTATGTAACCAAGGCCTGTTTGAATGCCTGGCCCTGAACCTGCACTGCTTGGGGGGCCAGCAGATGGAGCTTGCTGCTGTTATCAATGGCCGAATT CGTCGTATGTCTCGTGGGGTGAATCCCTCCTTGGTGAGCTGGCTGACCACTATGATGGGACTGAGGCTTCAGGTGGTACTGGAGCACATGCCTGTAGGTCCTGATGCCATTCTCAGATACGTTCGCAGAGTTGGTGATCCCCCCCAG CCACTTCCTGAGGAGCCAATGGAAGTTCAGGGAGCAGAAAGAGCTTCCCCTGAGCCTCAG CGGGAGAAtgcttccccagcccctggaacAACAGCAGAAGAGGCCATGTCCCGAGGTCCACCTCCTGCTCCTGAGGGGGGCTCCCGAGATGAACAGGATGGAGCTTCAGCTGAGACAGAACCTTGGGCAGCTGCAGTCCCCCCA GAATGGGTCCCTATCATCCAGCAGGATATTCAGAGCCAGCGGAAGGTGAAACCGCAGCCCCCTCTGAGTGATGCCTACCTCAGTGGTATGCCTGCCAAGAGACGCAAG CTCCGGTCTGATATACAAAAACGACTGCAGGAAGACCCCAACTACAGTCCCCAGCGCTTCCCCAATGCCCACCGGGCCTTTGCTGATGATCCTTAG
- the BAG6 gene encoding large proline-rich protein BAG6 isoform X9, with protein MEPNDSTSTAVEEPDSLEVLVKTLDSQTRTFIVGAQMNVKEFKEHIAASVSIPSEKQRLIYQGRVLQDDKKLQEYNVGGKVIHLVERAPPQTQLPSGASSGTGSASATHGGGPPPGTRGPGASVHDRNANSYVMVGTFNLPSDGSAVDVHINMEQAPIQSEPRVRLVMAQHMIRDIQTLLSRMECRGGSQPQHSQPAPQPPTVTPEPVALSSQTSEPAESEASPREPMEAEEVEERAPAQNPELTPSGPAPAGPTPAPETNAPNHPSPAEYVEVLQELQRLESRLQPFLQRYYEVLGAAATTDYNNNHEGREEDQRLINLVGESLRLLGNTFVALSDLRCNLACAPPRHLHVVRPMSHYTTPMVLQQAAIPIQINVGTTVTMTGNGTRPPPTPNAEAPPPGPGQASSVAPSSTNVESSTEGAPPPGPAPPPAASHPRVIRISHQSVEPVVMMHMNIQDSGTQPGGVPSAPTGPLGPPGHGQTLGQQVPGFPTAPTRVVIARPTPPQARPSHPGGPPVSGTLGAGLGTNASLAQMVSGLVGQLLMQPVLVAQGTSGMAPPPAPATASASAGTTNTATTAGPAPGGPAQPPPTQPSTADLQFSQLLGNLLGPAGPGAGGPGVASPTITVAMPGVPAFLQGMTDFLQATQTAPPPPPPPPPPPPAPEQQTMPPPGSPSGGAGSPGGLGLESLSPEFFTSVVQGVLSSLLGSLGARAGSSESIAAFIQRLSGSSNIFEPGADGALGFFGALLSLLCQNFSMVDVVMLLHGHFQPLQRLQPQLRSFFHQHYLGGQEPTPSNIRMATHTLITGLEEYVRESFSLVQVQPGVDIIRTNLEFLQEQFNSIAAHVLHCTDSGFGARLLELCNQGLFECLALNLHCLGGQQMELAAVINGRIRRMSRGVNPSLVSWLTTMMGLRLQVVLEHMPVGPDAILRYVRRVGDPPQPLPEEPMEVQGAERASPEPQRENASPAPGTTAEEAMSRGPPPAPEGGSRDEQDGASAETEPWAAAVPPEWVPIIQQDIQSQRKVKPQPPLSDAYLSGMPAKRRKTMQGEGPQLLLSEAVSRAAKAAGARPLTSPESLSRDLEAPEVQESYRQQLRSDIQKRLQEDPNYSPQRFPNAHRAFADDP; from the exons ATGGAGCCTAATGATAGTACCAGTACGGCTGTGGAGGAGCCTGACAGCTTGGAGGTGCTGGTGAAGACCCTGGACTCTCAAACTCGGACCTTTATTGTGGGGGCCCAG ATGAATGTGAAAGAATTTAAGGAGCACATTGCTGCCTCTGTTAGCATCCCATCTGAAAAACAACGGCTCATTTACCAGGGACGAGTTCTGCAAGATGATAAGAAGCTCCAGGAATATA ATGTTGGGGGAAAGGTTATCCACCTGGTGGAACGGGCTCCTCCTCAGACTCAGCTCCCTTCTGGGGCATCTTCTGGGACGGggtctgcctcagccactcatGGTGGGGGACCCCCGCCTGGTACTCGGGGGCCTGGGGCCTCTGTTCATGACCGGAATGCCAACAGCTATGTCATGGTTGGAACCTTCAATCTTCCT AGTGACGGCTCTGCTGTGGATGTTCACATCAACATGGAACAGGCCCCGATTCAG AGTGAGCCCCGGGTACGGCTGGTGATGGCTCAGCACATGATCAGGGATATACAGACCTTACTATCCCGGATGGAG TGTCGAGGGGGGTCCCAACCGCAGCACAGTCAGCCAGCCCCGCAGCCACCAACTGTGACCCCGGAGCCAGTAGCCTTGAGCTCTCAAACATCAGAACCGGCTGAAAGTGAAGCATCTCCTCGGGAGCCCATGGAGGCAGAAGAAGTGGAGGAGCGTGCCCCAGCCCAAAACCCGGAGCTCACCCCTTCTGGCCCAGCCCCAGCGGGCCCAACACCTGCCCCAGAGACAAATGCACCCAA CCATCCTTCCCCTGCGGAGTATGTCGAGGTGCTCCAGGAGCTGCAGCGGCTGGAGAGCCGCCTCCAGCCCTTCTTGCAGCGCTACTACGAGGTTCTAGGTGCTGCCGCCACCACAGACTACAATAACAAT CACGAGGGCCGGGAGGAGGATCAGCGATTGATCAACTTGGTTGGGGAGAGCCTGCGATTGCTGGGCAACACCTTTGTGGCACTGTCTGACCTGCGCTGCAATCTGGCCTGTGCGCCCCCACGACACCTGCATGTGGTCCGCCCTATGTCTCACTATACCACCCCCATGGTGCTCCAGCAGGCAGCCATTCCCATACAG ATCAACGTGGGAACCACTGTGACCATGACAGGAAATGGGACTCGGCCCCCACCAACTCCCAATGCAGAGGCACCTCCCCCTGGTCCTGGGCAGGCCTCGTCTGTGGCTCCGTCTTCTACCAATGTTGAATCCTCAACTGAGGGGGCTCCCCCGCCAGGGCCGGCTCCCCCGCCAGCCGCCAGCCACCCAAGGGTCATCCGGATTTCCCACCAGAGTGTGGAACCCGTGGTCATGATGCACATGAACATTCAAG ATTCTGGCACGCAGCCTGGTGGTGTTCCGAGTGCTCCCACTGGCCCCCTGGGACCCCCTGGTCATGGCCAAACCCTGG GACAGCAGGTGCCAGGCTTTCCAACAGCTCCAACCCGGGTAGTGATTGCCCGGCCCACCCCTCCACAGGCTCGGCCTTCCCATCCTGGAGGGCCTCCAGTCTCTGGGACTCTG GGCGCTGGGCTGGGTACCAATGCCTCATTGGCCCAGATGGTGAGCGGCCTTGTGGGGCAGCTTCTTATGCAGCCTGTCCTTGTGG CTCAGGGGACCTCAGGAATGGCTCCACCGCCAGCCCCTGCCACTGCTTCTGCCAGTGCTGGTACCACCAACACAGCTACCACAGCTGGCCCTGCCCCTGGGGGGCCTGCCCAGCCTCCACCCACTCAACCCTCCACGGCTGATCTTCAGTTCTCTCAGCTTCTGGGGAATCTGCTAGGGCCCGCagggccaggggctggagggccTGGTGTGGCTTCTCCCACCATCACTGTGGCGATGCCTGGTGTCCCTGCCTTTCTCCAGGGCATGACTGACTTCTTGCAG GCAACACAGACAGCCCCTCCGCCCCCGccacctcctccacccccaccacctgCCCCAGAGCAGCAGACCATGCCCCCACCAGGCTCCCCTTCTGGTGGCGCAGGGAGTCCTGGAGGCCTGGGTCTCGAGAGCCTGTCACCAGAGTTTTTTACCTCAGTGGTGCAGGGTGTGCTGAGCTCCCTATTGGGCTCCTTGGGGGCTCGGGCTGGCAGCAGTGAAAGTATTGCTGCCTTCATACAACGCCTCAGTGGATCCAGCAACATCTTTGAGCCTGGAGCTGATGGGGCCCTTG GATTCTTTGGGGCCCTGCTGTCTCTTCTGTGTCAGAACTTCTCTATGGTGGACGTAGTGATGCTCCTCCATGGGCATTTCCAGCCACTACAACGGCTCCAGCCCCAGCTGCGATCCTTCTTCCACCAGCACTACCTGGGTGGTCAGGAGCCCACACCCAGTAACATCCGG ATGGCAACCCACACATTGATCACGGGGCTAGAAGAATATGTGCGGGAGAGTTTT TCTTTGGTGCAGGTGCAGCCAGGTGTGGACATCATCCGGACAAACTTGGAATTTCTCCAAGAGCAGTTTAATAGCATTGCTGCTCATGTGCTGCACTGCACAG ATAGTGGATTTGGGGCCCGGTTGCTGGAGTTATGTAACCAAGGCCTGTTTGAATGCCTGGCCCTGAACCTGCACTGCTTGGGGGGCCAGCAGATGGAGCTTGCTGCTGTTATCAATGGCCGAATT CGTCGTATGTCTCGTGGGGTGAATCCCTCCTTGGTGAGCTGGCTGACCACTATGATGGGACTGAGGCTTCAGGTGGTACTGGAGCACATGCCTGTAGGTCCTGATGCCATTCTCAGATACGTTCGCAGAGTTGGTGATCCCCCCCAG CCACTTCCTGAGGAGCCAATGGAAGTTCAGGGAGCAGAAAGAGCTTCCCCTGAGCCTCAG CGGGAGAAtgcttccccagcccctggaacAACAGCAGAAGAGGCCATGTCCCGAGGTCCACCTCCTGCTCCTGAGGGGGGCTCCCGAGATGAACAGGATGGAGCTTCAGCTGAGACAGAACCTTGGGCAGCTGCAGTCCCCCCA GAATGGGTCCCTATCATCCAGCAGGATATTCAGAGCCAGCGGAAGGTGAAACCGCAGCCCCCTCTGAGTGATGCCTACCTCAGTGGTATGCCTGCCAAGAGACGCAAG ACGATGCAGGGTGAGGGCCCCCAGCTGCTTCTCTCAGAGGCTGTGAGCCGGGCAGCTAAGGCAGCCGGAGCTCGGCCCCTGACGAGCCCCGAGAGCCTGAGCCGGGACCTGGAGGCACCAGAGGTTCAGGAGAGCTACAGGCAGCAG CTCCGGTCTGATATACAAAAACGACTGCAGGAAGACCCCAACTACAGTCCCCAGCGCTTCCCCAATGCCCACCGGGCCTTTGCTGATGATCCTTAG